One window from the genome of Metabacillus flavus encodes:
- a CDS encoding YqzM family protein translates to MNEFEKNVQSKRNDAVDSGVGFAVSFGFFATLFIIATVIKLVAS, encoded by the coding sequence GTGAATGAATTTGAGAAAAATGTGCAGAGTAAACGTAATGACGCTGTAGATTCAGGAGTTGGTTTTGCTGTTTCCTTCGGATTTTTTGCAACCCTTTTCATTATTGCAACGGTCATCAAACTCGTTGCATCCTGA